In Deltaproteobacteria bacterium, one DNA window encodes the following:
- the dnaK gene encoding molecular chaperone DnaK translates to MGRVVGIDLGTSYSCVATVTDGSVEVLRDSEGANTQPSVVSFLPDGRVLVGADAKKRIITDPGHTVYSAKRLIGRKFFSEEVKKAKHHVAYKIVEGPNAEVRIQIYGKDYALPEISALVLKKMKQIAEQALGEEVDKVVITCPAFFNDGQRQATIDAGRVAGLDVLRVINEPTAAALAYGFGKGLNQRVAIYDLGGGTFDISILDIGNDVYEVISTAGDTYLGGDDFDDRIMSFLSDEFLKATGYDCKQNLDALQKLKTLSERVKWALTEKTEVKISVPNFVQGPKGPLDLNAVLTRNHFQQMCMDLVQRTFKVCDEALQNARMTIHDVDSVILVGGSTRMPIIRSSVEKYFFKTPQMSIDPDEIVALGAAIQGAALAEGTQKALLIDVTPMTLGIGVIGGMVQHLIEKNSPLPIEINKEFTTTSDNQSQVKISVFQGESKKQGENEILGEFTLTGIRAAPRGEPRIAVNFEIDTDGIVHVTAIDKDTGQSQSISITAYGAMGQEAVEAARQSSQAVQ, encoded by the coding sequence ATGGGCCGCGTTGTCGGAATTGATCTCGGAACCTCATACAGCTGCGTGGCGACGGTTACCGACGGCAGCGTCGAGGTGCTCAGGGACAGCGAGGGCGCAAACACCCAGCCATCGGTCGTTTCCTTTCTGCCGGATGGCAGGGTCCTGGTGGGGGCTGACGCCAAGAAGCGGATCATCACCGATCCCGGTCACACGGTCTATTCGGCCAAGAGGCTTATCGGCCGGAAGTTCTTCTCCGAAGAGGTGAAGAAGGCAAAGCATCACGTCGCCTACAAGATCGTCGAAGGCCCCAACGCCGAGGTCCGCATCCAGATCTACGGCAAGGATTACGCCCTGCCGGAAATCAGCGCGCTGGTGCTCAAGAAGATGAAGCAGATCGCCGAGCAGGCGCTGGGCGAGGAGGTTGACAAGGTGGTCATCACCTGCCCGGCCTTTTTCAACGACGGCCAGCGGCAGGCAACCATCGACGCAGGCCGGGTTGCCGGTCTCGATGTCCTTCGGGTCATCAATGAGCCAACGGCCGCCGCGCTCGCTTACGGTTTCGGCAAGGGGCTCAACCAGCGGGTGGCCATTTACGACCTCGGTGGCGGCACATTCGATATCTCGATCCTTGATATCGGTAATGACGTCTATGAGGTGATTTCTACGGCCGGAGATACCTATCTGGGCGGCGACGACTTCGACGACCGGATCATGAGCTTCCTCTCGGACGAGTTCCTCAAAGCCACCGGCTACGACTGCAAGCAGAATCTCGACGCTCTTCAGAAGCTGAAGACCCTCTCCGAGCGGGTGAAATGGGCCCTTACCGAGAAGACCGAAGTGAAGATATCGGTCCCCAACTTCGTCCAGGGTCCGAAAGGGCCGCTTGACCTGAATGCGGTGCTGACCCGGAACCATTTCCAGCAGATGTGCATGGACCTGGTGCAACGGACATTCAAGGTCTGTGACGAGGCGCTCCAGAACGCCCGGATGACCATACATGACGTGGACAGCGTGATCCTGGTCGGCGGATCGACGCGGATGCCGATTATCCGTTCGTCCGTGGAGAAATACTTCTTCAAGACGCCGCAGATGAGCATTGATCCCGACGAAATCGTGGCGCTCGGAGCGGCCATTCAGGGTGCAGCACTCGCCGAAGGCACGCAGAAGGCGCTGCTCATCGATGTGACCCCGATGACGCTGGGCATCGGAGTCATTGGCGGGATGGTCCAGCACCTGATCGAGAAAAACTCACCCCTGCCTATTGAGATCAACAAGGAGTTCACGACGACTTCCGACAACCAGTCGCAGGTGAAGATATCGGTATTCCAGGGCGAGTCCAAGAAGCAGGGTGAGAACGAGATACTGGGCGAGTTCACCCTGACGGGCATCCGGGCCGCTCCACGAGGAGAGCCCAGGATCGCGGTGAATTTCGAGATCGATACTGACGGAATCGTCCACGTGACGGCCATTGACAAGGATACCGGGCAGTCACAGTCGATCTCGATTACGGCCTATGGTGCCATGGGACAGGAAGCGGTCGAGGCCGCCCGCCAGTCGAGTCAGGCCGTCCAGTAG